One genomic window of Miscanthus floridulus cultivar M001 unplaced genomic scaffold, ASM1932011v1 fs_187_2_3, whole genome shotgun sequence includes the following:
- the LOC136530732 gene encoding auxin-responsive protein SAUR71-like: protein MAAWTRKATASAKALASCVPGAIRDDDGKQRIPKGYLPLVLFRDDDDEGASETRVLVRVTDLKEPCMAALLEMAEQQFGYGQQGVLKVPCDAERFDHVITMARKSKVATR from the coding sequence ATGGCCGCTTGGACAAGGAAGGCCACCGCCAGCGCCAAGGCCTTGGCGAGCTGCGTGCCCGGTGCTATTCGTGACGATGATGGCAAGCAGAGGATCCCGAAAGGGTACCTCCCCCTGGTGCTGTTtcgcgacgacgacgatgagggtGCCTCGGAGACGAGGGTCCTGGTGCGCGTGACAGACCTCAAGGAGCCATGCATGGCGGCGTTGCTGGAGATGGCCGAGCAGCAGTTTGGGTACGGGCAACAGGGGGTGCTCAAGGTCCCATGTGACGCAGAGCGCTTTGACCATGTGATTACCATGGCACGCAAGTCCAAGGTTGCTACTAGATAA